The following are encoded in a window of Myxococcota bacterium genomic DNA:
- a CDS encoding aldo/keto reductase gives MSEPTPGRATPEGTARFAARFSGLEGHFRAPDRLSLSSLALGTRNGEPGGVDDLLYRSAVPLLLEGGVNVFVTALSDRSFHSERCLGAALERAFEEELAQRDEVVVVSRGGYLTADPDSLDRHPQPRRYLRETYVETGLLDPMDLAQGVHSLAPAFLRDQLRRSRENLRLDTLDAYLIEEPELHLEGATADEFRNKLCAAFEALEGAVSDGEISAYGICTWDGFLQPHTERDHLAILDVFDWALEVGGGDHHLRYLQLPYSVAMSQAFRLDSQIGPEGHTAAVLETLRGTGTVVLASAPLVQGRVLGRLPDSLTDAFPEAHSDAQRCLQFVRSTPQITSAVVGMREEPHVRENLALARETPAPAETLERLFKAAARERP, from the coding sequence ATGAGCGAACCGACGCCGGGCCGAGCCACACCCGAGGGGACTGCGCGGTTTGCTGCACGTTTCTCGGGTCTCGAGGGGCACTTCCGGGCACCCGACCGGCTCTCTCTGAGTTCGCTTGCACTGGGCACCCGGAATGGAGAGCCCGGCGGCGTCGACGACCTCCTCTACCGCTCCGCGGTTCCGCTCCTGCTGGAAGGCGGGGTGAACGTCTTCGTCACAGCGCTCTCGGATCGCAGCTTCCATAGCGAGCGCTGCCTGGGAGCGGCTCTGGAGCGCGCATTCGAAGAGGAGCTGGCGCAGCGCGACGAGGTCGTGGTCGTGTCACGCGGCGGCTATCTGACCGCGGACCCCGACTCCCTCGACCGCCATCCCCAGCCTCGTCGGTACCTGCGGGAGACCTACGTCGAGACGGGCCTCCTCGACCCGATGGACCTCGCCCAGGGCGTACACTCCCTCGCTCCGGCGTTCCTGCGCGACCAGCTGCGTCGCAGTCGCGAGAACCTCCGGCTCGACACCCTGGACGCCTACCTGATCGAGGAGCCCGAGCTGCACCTCGAGGGGGCCACGGCCGACGAGTTTCGAAACAAGCTATGCGCCGCCTTCGAAGCCCTGGAAGGCGCCGTCTCGGACGGCGAGATCTCGGCCTATGGCATCTGCACGTGGGACGGCTTCCTCCAGCCCCATACCGAGCGGGATCATCTCGCGATCCTGGACGTCTTCGACTGGGCATTGGAGGTGGGCGGCGGCGACCATCACCTGCGGTACCTGCAGCTCCCGTACAGCGTCGCGATGTCGCAGGCCTTCCGTCTCGACTCCCAGATCGGGCCCGAGGGTCACACCGCGGCGGTGCTCGAGACCCTGCGCGGTACCGGTACCGTCGTCCTGGCCAGCGCCCCCCTCGTCCAGGGTCGGGTCCTCGGACGGCTCCCGGACAGCCTGACCGACGCCTTCCCCGAGGCCCACAGCGACGCGCAGCGCTGCCTGCAGTTCGTGCGGAGCACGCCCCAGATCACGAGCGCAGTGGTGGGGATGCGCGAAGAGCCGCACGTCCGCGAAAACCTCGCTCTGGCCCGCGAGACTCCGGCCCCTGCCGAGACGCTCGAGCGGCTCTTCAAGGCGGCCGCCCGCGAACGCCCCTGA
- the htpX gene encoding protease HtpX: MKRIALFLATNFAIMLVLFIAANLLEGFLASQGIVFQNSQLLVFAFVFGMGGSFISLWMSKWMAIRSTGAHVIEEPSNSTESWLVQTVAHQAQAAGIGMPQVAIFPSDSPNAFATGARRDKSLVAVSTGLLQRMDKGEVEAVLGHEVSHVANGDMITLTLIQGVVNTFVFFLSRLIGGFIDRVVFRNEEGYGIGYFVSVIFAQIVLGILASILVMWFSRRREFSADAGGARLAGRTEMINALRRLKAETDPEPLPEQMRAFGISGGSAFSRLFMSHPPLDERIAALERGTV, translated from the coding sequence ATGAAGCGCATCGCCCTCTTCCTCGCGACGAACTTCGCGATCATGCTCGTGCTGTTCATCGCGGCGAACCTGCTCGAAGGGTTCCTCGCCTCCCAGGGCATCGTCTTCCAGAACAGCCAGCTGTTGGTCTTTGCGTTCGTCTTCGGCATGGGCGGCAGCTTCATTTCCCTCTGGATGTCGAAGTGGATGGCGATTCGCTCCACCGGCGCCCATGTCATCGAGGAGCCCAGCAACAGCACCGAGTCGTGGCTCGTTCAGACCGTTGCCCACCAGGCGCAGGCCGCCGGGATCGGCATGCCCCAGGTGGCGATCTTTCCGTCCGATTCTCCCAATGCGTTCGCCACGGGCGCGCGCCGCGACAAGTCCCTGGTCGCCGTGAGCACCGGCCTGCTTCAGCGCATGGACAAGGGCGAAGTCGAAGCGGTGCTGGGCCACGAGGTCAGCCACGTCGCGAATGGCGACATGATCACGCTCACGCTCATTCAGGGCGTGGTGAACACCTTCGTCTTCTTCCTCTCCCGCCTGATCGGCGGGTTCATCGACCGCGTCGTCTTCCGCAACGAGGAGGGCTACGGGATCGGCTACTTCGTGTCCGTGATCTTCGCCCAGATCGTGCTCGGGATTCTCGCGAGCATCCTGGTGATGTGGTTCTCGCGACGCCGCGAGTTCAGCGCCGATGCCGGCGGTGCTCGACTGGCGGGCCGGACCGAGATGATCAACGCGCTGCGCCGCTTGAAAGCAGAGACCGACCCGGAGCCGTTGCCCGAGCAGATGCGCGCCTTCGGAATCTCGGGTGGCAGCGCGTTCTCGCGGCTGTTCATGTCGCACCCGCCGCTCGACGAGCGGATCGCGGCCCTCGAACGCGGGACCGTCTGA
- the gcvP gene encoding aminomethyl-transferring glycine dehydrogenase — translation MAKSPPRDAQSILAPSDDFARRHLGPNPSDVEAMLREIGVDSLDALVDQTIPEGIRSRSALTLSGLPEPLGESAVLERLRGHAHRNRVLRSCIGMGYSDTIVPPILQRNVLENPGWYTQYTPYQAEISQGRLEALLNFQTMVADLTGLPLANASLLDEATSAAEAMALCFAVGRQKKPGFFVSRDCHPQTIGVVRTRAESMGLELHVGDVADADPEAMNLCGVLLQYPTTDGRLVDPRPIVERFHAHDALVVMATDLLALSILTPPGDFGADVAIGSSQRLGVPLGFGGPHAGFLATRSAHARRLPGRLVGVSKDAEGRLAYRLAIQTREQHIRRDKATSNICTAQVLLAILASMYAVYHGPDGLRRIARRTRGFTCVLADALRARGHELADAPFFDTLRVRPEGISAKDVIAGAAERGYNLRAFDDGAVGVSLDETTTREDVEALLAAFDPNGNPSLEPHLEHASTPIPRPYEREGEILEHPVFHAHHGEHEMLRYLHRLEAKDLSLTTSMIPLGSCTMKLNATTEMLPVTWPELSRLHPYAPSDQVAGSAAMLQELETWLAEITGLPAVSLQPNAGSQGEYAGLLAIKRYHGSRGDDARDVCLIPVSAHGTNAASAVIAGFRVVAVACDDAGNIDVENLRARCEEHADQLAALMITYPSTHGVFETRVQEVCELVHQHGGQVYLDGANMNAQVGLTSPAAIGADVCHLNLHKTFCIPHGGGGPGMGPIAAAKHLSPFLPGDPVSGEAPVSAAPYGSPSILPISWVYIAMMGGAGLTEATRIAILNANYMSARLSPHFDVLYTGPGGRVAHEFIIDCRDFERSADVRVEDIAKRLMDYGFHAPTMSFPVPGTLMIEPTESEPRAELDRLCDALIAIRGEIRRIENGDWSGEDSPLRNAPHTAQAVASDDWAHPYSRQEAAWPAAWLTEHKYWPPVARIDNAYGDRNLLCTCPPLEALAEDDPGRTG, via the coding sequence ATGGCCAAGTCGCCTCCCCGTGACGCGCAATCGATCCTGGCGCCCTCGGACGACTTCGCTCGACGCCACCTCGGCCCGAATCCCTCGGACGTCGAGGCCATGTTGCGTGAGATCGGAGTCGATTCCCTCGACGCGTTGGTGGACCAGACCATACCCGAGGGCATCCGAAGCCGAAGCGCGCTGACCCTCTCCGGGCTGCCGGAGCCGCTGGGAGAATCGGCCGTCCTCGAGCGCCTGCGGGGCCATGCCCATCGAAACCGGGTGCTCCGCAGCTGCATCGGGATGGGGTACTCGGACACGATCGTTCCGCCGATCCTCCAGCGTAACGTGCTCGAGAATCCTGGCTGGTACACCCAGTACACCCCCTACCAGGCGGAGATCTCCCAGGGGCGGCTCGAAGCCCTGCTGAACTTCCAGACGATGGTGGCCGATCTGACCGGCCTGCCCCTGGCGAACGCCTCCCTGCTCGACGAGGCCACCTCCGCAGCCGAGGCGATGGCGCTCTGTTTCGCGGTGGGACGCCAGAAGAAGCCCGGCTTCTTCGTGTCGCGGGATTGCCACCCCCAGACGATCGGGGTGGTGCGGACGCGGGCAGAGTCGATGGGCCTCGAGCTCCATGTCGGCGACGTCGCGGACGCCGATCCGGAGGCGATGAACCTGTGCGGGGTCCTGCTGCAGTACCCCACCACCGACGGGCGACTCGTCGACCCCCGGCCCATCGTCGAGCGCTTCCACGCCCACGACGCCCTGGTCGTGATGGCCACGGACCTGTTGGCCCTGAGCATCCTGACGCCGCCTGGCGACTTCGGTGCCGATGTCGCGATCGGTTCGAGCCAGCGTCTCGGAGTGCCGCTGGGTTTCGGGGGCCCCCACGCGGGCTTCCTCGCCACGCGCTCCGCCCACGCGCGGCGCCTGCCGGGCCGCCTCGTCGGTGTCTCGAAGGACGCCGAGGGACGGCTGGCCTACCGGCTCGCGATCCAGACGCGCGAGCAACACATCCGTCGCGACAAGGCGACCAGCAACATCTGCACGGCCCAGGTGCTGCTCGCAATTCTCGCGAGCATGTATGCCGTCTACCACGGCCCGGACGGGCTGCGACGCATCGCCCGCCGCACCCGGGGCTTCACGTGCGTGCTCGCCGATGCGCTGCGCGCCCGCGGCCACGAACTCGCCGACGCGCCGTTCTTCGACACGCTCCGGGTCCGTCCCGAGGGCATCTCCGCGAAGGATGTCATCGCGGGCGCAGCCGAGCGCGGCTACAACCTGCGGGCCTTCGACGACGGCGCGGTCGGTGTGTCTCTCGACGAGACCACGACGCGCGAGGATGTCGAAGCGCTGCTCGCCGCCTTCGACCCGAACGGCAACCCGAGCCTCGAGCCCCATCTCGAGCACGCCAGCACGCCGATTCCGCGCCCCTACGAGCGCGAGGGAGAGATCCTCGAGCACCCCGTGTTCCACGCCCACCACGGCGAACACGAGATGCTCCGCTACCTGCACCGGCTCGAGGCGAAGGACCTCTCGCTCACGACATCGATGATCCCGCTGGGCTCCTGCACGATGAAGCTCAACGCCACGACCGAGATGTTGCCGGTCACCTGGCCCGAGCTCTCGCGGCTGCACCCCTATGCGCCGTCGGACCAGGTCGCGGGTTCTGCGGCGATGCTGCAGGAGCTCGAGACCTGGCTCGCCGAGATCACCGGGCTGCCGGCGGTCTCGCTGCAGCCCAACGCGGGATCCCAGGGCGAATACGCGGGTCTGCTGGCGATCAAGCGCTACCACGGCTCGCGCGGCGACGACGCGCGGGACGTCTGCCTGATCCCGGTCTCTGCCCACGGTACCAACGCTGCCAGCGCCGTCATCGCGGGTTTCCGCGTGGTGGCTGTCGCCTGCGACGACGCGGGCAACATCGATGTCGAGAACCTGCGCGCCCGCTGCGAGGAGCACGCGGATCAGCTGGCCGCGTTGATGATCACCTACCCGTCCACCCACGGCGTATTCGAGACGCGTGTTCAGGAAGTCTGCGAGCTCGTGCACCAACACGGCGGGCAGGTCTATCTCGACGGCGCGAACATGAACGCCCAGGTGGGACTGACGTCACCAGCCGCCATCGGCGCCGACGTCTGCCACCTCAACCTGCACAAGACCTTCTGCATCCCGCACGGGGGTGGGGGCCCAGGCATGGGCCCGATCGCCGCGGCGAAGCACCTCTCCCCGTTCCTGCCGGGCGATCCCGTCAGCGGCGAGGCTCCGGTGTCGGCGGCACCCTACGGCAGCCCGAGCATCCTTCCCATCAGCTGGGTCTACATCGCGATGATGGGAGGCGCAGGTCTCACGGAAGCGACGCGCATCGCGATCCTGAACGCCAACTACATGTCCGCCCGTTTATCTCCCCACTTCGATGTGCTCTACACCGGGCCGGGCGGTCGGGTGGCGCACGAGTTCATCATCGATTGCCGCGACTTCGAACGCAGCGCAGACGTACGCGTCGAAGACATCGCGAAACGACTGATGGACTACGGCTTCCACGCGCCGACGATGAGCTTCCCGGTTCCGGGAACGCTGATGATCGAGCCCACCGAGAGCGAACCTCGAGCCGAACTCGATCGTCTCTGCGACGCCTTGATCGCGATTCGCGGAGAGATCCGTCGGATCGAGAACGGGGACTGGTCGGGCGAAGACAGCCCGCTTCGGAATGCCCCCCACACTGCGCAGGCGGTGGCGTCGGACGACTGGGCGCATCCCTATTCGCGGCAGGAAGCGGCCTGGCCCGCCGCGTGGCTGACCGAGCACAAGTACTGGCCGCCGGTCGCGCGCATCGACAACGCGTATGGCGATCGGAACCTGCTGTGCACGTGCCCGCCGCTCGAAGCCCTCGCCGAGGACGATCCAGGTCGAACGGGATAG
- a CDS encoding arylesterase: protein MKVFFRCGLGGGREPRVPNGAGQERGTRGRTTFARRLGEASNAGAPKGYPLVRSLAIALACVGVALGGDAAVAADEKPELRIVCLGDSLTEGYGLAPELAYPYLLEAALREQGHPARVVNAGISGSTSASAVGRLRWQLRSEPDIVILALGGNDGLRGVDVTATRKHLSEAIRLATDRGVRVLLAGMKMPPNYGPEYTRDFEALFPDLAEKHSVPLIPFLLEGVAADPKLNLPDGIHPNARGTEIMTQNVLSALLPMLAQEAGS, encoded by the coding sequence ATGAAGGTCTTCTTTCGCTGCGGGCTCGGCGGAGGACGGGAGCCGCGGGTTCCGAATGGAGCAGGGCAGGAACGCGGTACGCGGGGCCGAACGACGTTTGCGCGACGCCTGGGGGAGGCCTCGAACGCGGGAGCACCGAAGGGATACCCGCTCGTTCGCAGTCTCGCCATCGCATTGGCGTGTGTTGGCGTTGCCCTGGGGGGCGACGCTGCCGTCGCAGCCGACGAGAAGCCCGAGCTGCGCATCGTGTGTCTCGGAGACTCGCTCACCGAGGGCTACGGACTCGCGCCCGAGCTGGCGTACCCGTACTTGCTGGAGGCGGCGCTTCGAGAACAGGGGCACCCGGCGCGCGTCGTCAACGCGGGTATCAGCGGTTCGACGTCGGCCAGCGCCGTGGGCCGCCTGCGCTGGCAGCTGCGGAGCGAGCCCGACATCGTGATCCTGGCGCTCGGCGGCAACGACGGACTTCGCGGCGTCGACGTGACGGCAACGCGCAAGCACCTCTCGGAAGCGATCCGCCTCGCGACCGATCGTGGCGTCCGGGTGCTCCTGGCCGGCATGAAGATGCCGCCGAACTATGGTCCCGAGTACACGCGCGACTTCGAGGCCTTGTTTCCCGACCTCGCGGAGAAACACAGCGTCCCGCTCATCCCATTCCTCCTCGAGGGAGTCGCAGCCGATCCGAAGCTGAACCTTCCGGATGGAATCCACCCGAACGCCCGCGGAACCGAGATCATGACCCAGAACGTGCTGTCCGCTCTGCTTCCCATGCTCGCCCAGGAGGCGGGCTCTTGA
- a CDS encoding ABC transporter ATP-binding protein, producing the protein MILSVDRVRKEFTSPAGTIEVLRGVDLSVQAGETVAIVGESGSGKSTLLSLLAGLDVPTQGEVRVDGENLAALGEADLARFRARKLGIVFQQFHLMSGLSALENVSLPLELQGVAEATQRAGEVLEQVGLGHRADHLPSRLSGGECQRVAIARALVVEPSLLLADEPSGSLDAKTGAAIDRLLFDLVERRGATLVLVTHSDRLAAACDRCLRLVDGKLDG; encoded by the coding sequence TTGATCCTGTCCGTCGATCGGGTTCGCAAGGAGTTCACATCGCCGGCCGGGACCATCGAGGTCCTGCGCGGCGTCGACCTGTCGGTGCAGGCGGGTGAGACGGTGGCGATCGTCGGTGAGTCGGGAAGCGGCAAGTCGACCCTGCTCTCCCTGCTTGCGGGGCTCGACGTACCGACGCAGGGTGAAGTACGCGTCGACGGGGAGAATCTCGCCGCGCTCGGCGAAGCCGACCTCGCGCGCTTTCGCGCCCGCAAACTTGGCATCGTGTTTCAGCAGTTCCACCTGATGAGTGGCCTTTCCGCCCTCGAGAACGTCAGCCTCCCGCTCGAGCTGCAGGGAGTCGCAGAGGCCACCCAGCGCGCGGGCGAAGTGCTCGAACAGGTGGGCCTCGGCCACCGCGCGGACCACCTGCCGTCCCGGCTCTCCGGCGGCGAGTGTCAGCGCGTGGCGATCGCGCGCGCTCTGGTGGTGGAGCCGAGCCTGCTGCTCGCCGACGAGCCGTCGGGCAGCCTCGATGCGAAGACCGGCGCCGCCATCGACCGCTTGCTCTTCGATCTGGTGGAACGCCGCGGCGCGACGCTCGTCCTGGTGACCCACAGCGATCGGCTCGCGGCGGCGTGCGATCGCTGCCTCCGCCTCGTCGACGGCAAGCTGGACGGCTAG
- a CDS encoding FtsX-like permease family protein, with protein MLLLRLALREIRNHPRFSLFFTLNLALGFAGFVALDAFESSVSRALEARSQAFLGADVAVNGSRPFSDAEVEELDAAAGEGASIARAVVLFSMAGNGERARLVELRAIDTAFPLYGEIALDDGSLGSAPDVRGAFRDAPGAWIDPPLLAQLGLAPGDGLRIGQETFLVQAVIGRDGGRASSGFSIAPRVYIDLGSLDATGLVATGSRLDFQRLYRLPPGRDASAVAQSMRFALEDPRTNARSHDEATQDLARSYGAVTRYLGLVALVAIFLAGLGAAHLFRAHLTRRVRDLAILVSLGATRARAQAIFLAQLCLLGGFAALLASALGAALLPLLTAIVADAMPIGFAPSVGLRSVFVVTALATVGSSLACLPLIARLRRLRASELFAEQATPSLAASPRDAWWWLPAAAAFWALACWRAQSLFVGTAFSGAFAASAITFGLLGLVALTLLGNLPPRRNLSWRLAIRELARGRVRAISSFVSLALCALLVSVVPQMRAVLDRDLETPQGTQLPGLFLFDIQPDQRDALRSHVAGEGTELQRLSPMIRARLDRINGESVRAAPGEARPPGLRANRDAETEARRLRARRYNLTYREALTDSERMVEGRRFSGAFDLTGDRPPEMSLEADFAERLGVGLGDTLTFDVQGVSVEGEVVNLREVRWNSLQPNFFVLFQPGVLEEAPSVFLASVPKLEPERLDALQASIQNAFPNVSSIDVTRAVARMLGLIDQLQWALAGSAWLSLAVGWLLVTSLARDAARARRWETNLLKVLGAELPAIRRALDVEFGLLGFCAGLIGAGLSVIVAGAFSTWVVEVPWAPEWRSLLLPCVGIPLICIWSARAAARGVLQERPLALLQAAEAT; from the coding sequence ATGCTGCTGCTCCGGCTCGCGTTGCGCGAGATTCGCAACCATCCGCGTTTCTCCCTCTTCTTCACGCTGAACCTCGCGCTCGGTTTCGCGGGCTTCGTGGCGCTCGACGCGTTCGAGAGTTCGGTATCGCGCGCCCTCGAAGCACGCTCCCAGGCGTTCCTGGGAGCCGATGTCGCGGTCAACGGATCGCGGCCCTTCTCCGATGCGGAAGTGGAAGAACTCGATGCCGCTGCCGGTGAAGGGGCGAGCATCGCCCGGGCCGTCGTGCTCTTCTCGATGGCCGGCAATGGCGAGCGCGCGCGACTCGTCGAGCTTCGGGCCATCGACACGGCATTCCCGCTGTACGGGGAGATCGCGCTCGACGACGGCAGCCTGGGGAGCGCGCCGGACGTCCGGGGCGCCTTCCGCGACGCACCGGGTGCCTGGATCGACCCGCCGTTGCTGGCCCAGCTCGGCCTCGCTCCTGGCGACGGTTTGCGCATCGGACAGGAGACGTTCCTCGTCCAGGCCGTGATCGGCCGGGACGGGGGAAGGGCGAGCAGCGGGTTCTCGATCGCGCCGCGCGTCTACATCGACCTCGGGTCCCTCGACGCCACCGGCCTCGTGGCGACCGGGAGTCGACTCGACTTCCAACGCCTCTATCGCCTGCCCCCGGGCCGCGACGCGTCCGCCGTGGCCCAGAGCATGCGCTTCGCCCTCGAAGACCCGCGTACCAACGCGCGCTCTCACGACGAAGCCACTCAGGACCTCGCACGGAGCTACGGAGCGGTCACGCGCTACCTCGGGCTCGTCGCCCTGGTAGCCATCTTTCTCGCAGGGCTGGGAGCGGCGCATCTCTTCCGGGCGCATCTCACGCGCCGCGTTCGGGACCTCGCGATCCTGGTGAGCCTGGGCGCGACGCGGGCCCGCGCGCAGGCGATCTTCCTGGCACAGCTGTGCCTGCTGGGAGGGTTCGCGGCCCTGTTGGCGTCGGCGCTCGGGGCGGCCCTGCTGCCGTTGCTCACGGCGATCGTGGCGGACGCGATGCCCATCGGTTTCGCGCCGAGCGTGGGTCTTCGCAGTGTGTTCGTCGTGACCGCGCTCGCCACGGTCGGCAGCAGCCTGGCCTGCTTGCCTCTGATCGCGCGCTTGCGTCGATTACGCGCCAGCGAGTTGTTCGCAGAACAGGCGACGCCCAGCCTGGCCGCCTCCCCCCGCGACGCCTGGTGGTGGCTGCCGGCCGCCGCTGCATTCTGGGCCCTGGCGTGTTGGCGCGCGCAGAGCCTGTTCGTGGGCACGGCGTTCAGCGGTGCGTTCGCGGCCTCGGCGATCACCTTCGGACTGCTGGGTCTGGTTGCGCTGACCCTGCTCGGCAATCTCCCGCCACGTCGGAACCTGTCCTGGCGGCTGGCCATCCGCGAACTGGCGCGCGGGCGGGTTCGCGCGATCTCGAGCTTCGTGTCGCTGGCGCTGTGCGCGTTGCTCGTGAGTGTCGTGCCCCAGATGCGCGCGGTCCTCGATCGGGACCTCGAGACGCCGCAGGGCACGCAGCTGCCCGGTCTCTTCCTCTTCGACATCCAGCCCGATCAGCGAGATGCCCTGCGCAGTCACGTGGCCGGGGAGGGGACCGAGCTCCAGCGCTTGTCCCCGATGATTCGTGCACGCCTCGATCGCATCAACGGCGAGTCGGTGCGGGCGGCTCCGGGCGAGGCGCGCCCACCGGGGTTGCGGGCGAACCGGGACGCCGAAACCGAGGCGCGTCGACTCCGAGCGCGTCGCTACAACCTGACCTATCGCGAAGCTCTCACCGACTCGGAGCGCATGGTCGAAGGACGACGGTTCTCGGGAGCATTCGATCTCACGGGTGACCGCCCGCCCGAGATGTCACTCGAGGCCGATTTCGCCGAGCGTCTCGGAGTTGGGTTGGGAGACACGCTGACCTTCGACGTGCAAGGCGTTTCGGTCGAAGGGGAGGTCGTCAATCTGCGCGAGGTTCGCTGGAACAGCCTGCAGCCGAATTTCTTCGTGCTCTTTCAGCCGGGTGTGCTCGAAGAGGCCCCTTCGGTGTTCCTCGCCTCGGTGCCGAAACTCGAGCCCGAGCGACTCGATGCCCTCCAGGCATCGATCCAGAACGCGTTTCCCAACGTATCGAGCATCGACGTCACCCGCGCCGTGGCGCGCATGCTGGGCCTGATCGACCAGCTGCAGTGGGCCCTGGCCGGCTCAGCCTGGCTGTCTCTGGCCGTCGGCTGGCTCCTTGTCACCTCGTTGGCGCGCGACGCAGCAAGGGCGCGGCGCTGGGAGACGAACCTGCTCAAGGTGTTGGGGGCCGAGCTTCCGGCGATCCGGCGCGCCCTCGACGTCGAGTTCGGTCTGCTCGGGTTCTGCGCCGGATTGATCGGCGCTGGACTCTCCGTGATCGTGGCCGGCGCCTTCAGTACCTGGGTAGTCGAGGTGCCCTGGGCTCCCGAGTGGCGATCTCTCCTTCTCCCCTGTGTCGGAATCCCACTGATCTGCATCTGGAGTGCAAGGGCGGCAGCCCGCGGGGTACTCCAGGAGCGGCCCCTGGCGCTCCTCCAGGCCGCAGAAGCCACCTAG
- a CDS encoding sigma-70 family RNA polymerase sigma factor — MSQIQDVPVLGREAVAELCGRMREQQERFESALFAIPGTARMLVERWESRRQRGLVTAVLCRHARDGSGKNWGEHVDTHLARARRQLSRNPIAWPRVAATLRATEFAFDLLIEVHDALIEAASPEATDRSARVELGLDTAAARRELASAARALDEYHRVVQVLAHHNLRLVAKCAHRYKNLGVAFMDLVQEGNLGLIRAIEKFEPERGFMFSTYAVWWIQQAMIRAIQNQRRTVRVPSHVCELQLKYRRIEADLERRLGREPTQEEIAPELGIEPSAVDDLVSTLAPIRSLQSPAQGLEDVDFGDLIPDESVADPIEGLADGELGQALSKLLSSLPSRERQVIDWRFGLSESGEPSTLGEIGKRLGLSRERVRQIEANALARLRVGAREDRDLGTFDDAA, encoded by the coding sequence ATGAGCCAGATCCAGGACGTCCCGGTGCTGGGTCGCGAAGCCGTGGCCGAGCTCTGTGGTCGCATGCGCGAGCAGCAGGAGCGCTTCGAGAGCGCACTCTTCGCGATCCCCGGGACCGCACGCATGCTGGTCGAGCGCTGGGAATCGCGCCGTCAGCGCGGACTCGTGACCGCCGTCCTGTGTCGACACGCGCGCGACGGCAGCGGAAAGAACTGGGGTGAGCACGTCGACACCCATCTCGCACGGGCGCGGCGGCAGCTTTCGCGCAACCCGATCGCCTGGCCCCGCGTGGCTGCCACCTTGCGAGCGACGGAATTCGCGTTCGACCTGCTGATCGAAGTGCACGACGCACTGATCGAAGCCGCGTCGCCCGAAGCCACTGACCGCAGCGCCCGAGTGGAGCTCGGACTGGACACGGCCGCAGCCCGGCGCGAACTCGCATCGGCGGCACGCGCCCTCGACGAGTACCACCGTGTCGTCCAGGTGCTGGCGCACCACAACCTTCGGCTCGTCGCGAAGTGCGCGCACCGCTACAAGAACCTCGGTGTTGCGTTCATGGATCTGGTTCAGGAGGGCAACCTCGGCCTGATCCGCGCGATCGAGAAGTTCGAGCCCGAGCGCGGCTTCATGTTCTCGACCTATGCGGTCTGGTGGATCCAGCAGGCGATGATCCGCGCGATCCAAAATCAGCGTCGCACGGTCCGCGTGCCGTCCCACGTCTGCGAGCTCCAGCTGAAGTACCGTCGCATCGAAGCCGATCTCGAACGGCGGCTGGGACGGGAGCCCACGCAAGAGGAGATCGCACCGGAGCTCGGCATCGAGCCTTCGGCGGTCGATGATCTGGTCTCGACACTCGCGCCGATCCGGTCACTGCAGTCTCCGGCCCAGGGCCTCGAGGACGTCGACTTCGGCGATCTGATCCCCGACGAGTCCGTGGCGGATCCCATCGAGGGGCTCGCGGACGGCGAGCTGGGACAGGCGCTCTCGAAGCTCTTGTCGTCGCTCCCGAGCCGCGAGCGTCAGGTGATCGATTGGCGCTTCGGACTGTCGGAGTCGGGTGAGCCGTCCACGCTGGGCGAGATCGGAAAGCGACTGGGTCTGTCTCGCGAGCGTGTGCGGCAGATCGAGGCCAACGCGCTCGCGCGGCTTCGGGTGGGCGCACGCGAAGACCGGGACCTCGGGACCTTCGACGACGCCGCCTGA
- a CDS encoding HD domain-containing protein yields MTAADQARLVEALRFALAAHGDQTRKGSSIPYASHLLGVAALVYEAGGDIVQAVAALLHDTLEDCPSVDLASIRTQFGGEVAEIVETCSDLLPGDRPGAKAPWGERKTRYLDRLASAAPRTQLVAACDKLHNLRGLVVDLESEGPETLERFTAEPAKTRWYYESAAARFAAALPEGLRRDFEHQLRRLAVHVPRAEAP; encoded by the coding sequence GTGACAGCAGCGGATCAAGCGCGGTTGGTCGAGGCACTTCGTTTCGCGCTCGCGGCCCACGGAGACCAGACCCGCAAGGGTTCCAGCATCCCCTACGCGAGTCATCTGTTGGGCGTAGCAGCGCTCGTCTACGAAGCAGGCGGTGACATCGTGCAAGCGGTCGCAGCGCTGCTCCACGACACCCTGGAGGATTGCCCGAGCGTCGACCTCGCCAGCATTCGCACCCAGTTCGGTGGCGAGGTCGCCGAGATCGTCGAGACCTGCAGCGATCTCCTACCAGGAGACCGACCCGGCGCCAAAGCCCCGTGGGGTGAACGCAAGACGCGTTACCTCGATCGCCTGGCCAGCGCGGCCCCGCGAACCCAGCTGGTCGCCGCCTGCGACAAGCTGCACAATCTCCGCGGCCTGGTCGTCGACCTGGAATCCGAGGGCCCCGAAACCCTCGAGCGCTTCACCGCCGAACCGGCGAAGACGCGCTGGTACTACGAGTCGGCGGCGGCGCGGTTCGCGGCGGCCCTGCCCGAGGGCTTGCGACGCGACTTCGAACACCAGCTGCGCCGTCTCGCGGTACACGTCCCGCGCGCCGAGGCCCCCTAG